TTATTAGATTTTTCTATAGACTTGGTCAAAGTTAGAAAAGTTTTACTTAGGACAAAATTAGAATTTCTTATACTTGGATATGGATGGAGTATATATCAGGTGGattcaataaaaaatatttagaatCTTAGACGGTAGTAGATTTTcttataaatttggtcaaagtttaagaaaTTATGCTCTTTTTCGCGGTGGTGCGCGGTGTATcccaaagaaacaaaattggaTACAGAAGGAGTGATAAATACCGGATGGCGAGTAGCCAACGCGATGATCTCAATTTTTTCCCAGCTGCATTATttagggagagagaaaatattGTTGGAGGGACGGCAGTGGGCATGTGAAGGCCCAGCATGAATCGTTCTCATGTTACCAGGCCACGTATTCCTCGGACTAGATTAGGAACTCGTTGTGGACCTGCTGGCCTTTTTACATTAGCAGAGCATAATATTCGATTACCCAATTGTCTCTGCAGCCCATCCGTTTGGCAACCACTGGGTCTCTTCTCCCATATCTGGGCCTCCAGCCCATCATGTACCTGATACCCATCATGTcatgtgtaaaaaaaaaaagagaagaaactgGAAAGGGCCGGAAGAAAGAATATGAAAAGGCCCGCaagaggaagaaagagaaattctcaaaaaaaaaaaggaagagaacaTAAGGAAACTCATCAGGAGGGCGGTGGCGCAAAATTTGGCTACTAATTAATCCTTGCCGTGTCTCAAAAGATCGTTCTTACTTCTTACAAATTCCCCGCAGATTTTCCGCGCGTTATAGCCATTTTCCCGGTGGACGGTGGTGCAAAATTTGGCTACGAATATTTACTTGCTAATTATGGTTCGGCCAGGGAGGATACACGGAGTGTATATGCAATCTTTTGAATCAATTTGGCATCAACTTACCGCCTTCAAACCAAACCTTCAGTTTCGCAAGCAAAACCCCGCATGATCTCCTCATCTCTCTGCAATCAAACCTTTCCATACCATGGATATATACTTACCGCGTCGATATCATGCATGAATGCCGCTGGCAATCAACCGCCAAGTTCATTACTGATCATGTATACAATCTGAGGCATAAGGCAATTAATCTTTTCGTCTCCCCGGGTAATTATTACTCTCCATTTACGTTACGGCAAACCTCCCTATGAATACCCCGGCAATCCAATGacccatcgatcgatcatacGCCATCAGCTGCCAGACGAAGAAGAACGCCATTAGCGAGTGATCGGTAGAGCTAATCAATCAAGCTAGTTCTAAtggagacgacgacgccgctcctgctcgtcggcgtcctgctcctggcggcgccgctgctgggTTCTTCCGCAGCGGTCGGTGCCGAAGAAGACGGGTTCAGCGTGGAGTTCATCCACCGGGACTCCGTCAAGTCTCCCTTCCACGACCCGGCGCTCACCCCGCACGgccgcgcgctcgccgccgcccggcgctccgcggcccgcgccgccgagctccaccaCCTCCTAGCTCGCCGTAGCTCCggcgccccctcccccggcaccggcgccggcgtggtgGCCGAGGTGGTGTCGCGGCAGTTCGAGTACCTGATGGCCATCGAGGTCGGCACGCCGCCCGTCCGCGTGCTCGCCATCGCCGACACCGGCAGCGACCTCGTCTGGGTCAAGTGCAAGGGCAAGGACAACGACAACAACTCGAACAgcaccttcttctccgactccGACGACGGCGAAGACTCTCCGCCGCCATCCGACGAGGACTCGACACCGCCGCCATCCGACGACTCAGGcgacgcgccggcgccgtccgcCGACGACACGCCTGCGCCACCGAGCGTGTACTTCGTCCCGTCCGCCTCGTCGACCTACGGCCGCGTGGGGTGCGACACCAAGGCCTGCAGGGCGCTCTCGTCGGCGGCCTCATGCTCCCCCGACGGCTCCTGCGAGTACCTCTACTCCTACGGCGACGGGTCCCGCGCCTCGGGCCAGCTCTCCACGGAGACATTCACCTTCTCCACCATCGCCGACTCCTCCAAAACCAACAGCcacggcaacaacaacaacaacagcagcagccatggccaGGTGGAAATCGCCAAGCTCGACTTCGGgtgctcgacgacgacgacgggcaCGTTCCGGGCCGACGGGCTGGTGGGCCTAGGCGGCGGCCCAGTCTCGCTCGCCTCGCAGCTCGGCGCGACCACCTCCCTGGGCCGCAAGTTCTCCTACTGCCTCGCGCCGTACGCCAACACCAACGCCTCCTCCGCGCTCAACTTCGGCTcccgcgccgtcgtctccgagcccggcgccgcctccaccccgctaatcaccggcgaggtcgagaCCTACTACACCATCGCCCTCGACTCCATCAACGTCGCCGGCACCAAAAGGCCCACGACAGCAGCCCAAGCCCAGCCGAAATACTACAAATCCAAGGCCCGCGGCTCcggctccagctccagcaacAGCATCATCGTGGACTCCGGCACCACGCTGACGTACCTGGACTCGGCTCTCCTGACGCCGCTGGTGAAGGACCTGACCAGGCGCATCAAGCTGCCGCGCGCCGAGTCGCCGGAGAAGATCCTGGACCTGTGCTACGACATCAGCGGCGTCCGGGGCGAGGACGCGCTGGGCATCCCGGACGTGACGCTGgtgctgggcggcggcggagaggtgACGCTGAAGCCGGACAACACGTTCGTGGTGGTGCAGGAAGGCGTGCTCTGCCTGGCGCTCGTGGCCACCTCGGAGCGCCAGTCCGTGTCCATCCTCGGAAACATCGCGCAGCAGAACCTCCATGTCGGCTACGACCTCGAGAAGGGCACTGtcaccttcgccgccgccgattgCGCCAAGTCTCATCCGTACGGCGAAGCCGATGTGTAGTGGTACTACTGTAGTAGTAGCTCTTGTGTGATATGATCGCCGGCCGTTTTGTTTCCGGTGGAGATAATACAATAATCGTTACGGTTATTAATATACAATAATCGCTACGGTTATTGATGTTGCCATGGTGCGTCGTGTCGTATCATTGTGGTTGGGGAAAACAGAGGATGTGTGTGCATTTGGTTTTTGGATCATGAATTAGTGCGATTGATCATccgtgtttttctttttgtgacAGCATTGATCATCCttggtttcttttttgcaaCCGCAAATGTTGCCTGGAAAAAGACCTAAATTCTTCGCCTTTAACACTCTCTTTCCCATTGATCATGAATTAACCCTCTCTTTCCCTTTGATGTTTCTTGACGAACTTTTCCTTTTGATGTGACCTCCACGCCTGTGATTCTGAAACATATGCCCGTAAAAGTTTGAAAGCACAGTTTGAGATTTCTGAATGCTTGTCCACGAAACTTTGGAAGTCCAACTCACAAATATTGGAAGCTACTCGTATTCAAGTTAGTTGAATTAATGTACTGTACTTCCTACATTCTGGCACGATTGCGGGGGATGCATGGAAGAACAACATTTTGTTATACtctctagatttttttttactggacTACATTCTGTTAGATGTTCAGGAAAATGGTCGACTGTGAATCAACCGTGTGCTCCATATAGTTGTCGCCATTATAGCACGCACTAGTATTAGCTTTGCCGGATACTACCCCATTCGTTTCATTATCTCCTCCGATTCTCCAGGTGACGTACAAAGAACGTGAAACGTCaacaaattttgttttgattgGAATATCAACAAACGTTTTAAACTAGCTcgtccttttcttcttcttcagaaaTGGACAGGAAACAGATTGCTTCTGCTGAAATGGACAGGACACAGGAAACACATGAGGAGTCCATCCATGGACCCTTTCGATTCTTGGATGATTGCTTTCCTCCTAATCGTCGCCATCAGATGAGGAGAGCATCTACCTATTGGCCGGCAAGGCGGCGACCCCTATCTCTATCCATGCTGATGCTGGAGCGAGTCATCAAAATCAGTCAAAGTTAAATGGCGACAACACAC
The Brachypodium distachyon strain Bd21 chromosome 2, Brachypodium_distachyon_v3.0, whole genome shotgun sequence genome window above contains:
- the LOC100823245 gene encoding aspartic proteinase CDR1 yields the protein METTTPLLLVGVLLLAAPLLGSSAAVGAEEDGFSVEFIHRDSVKSPFHDPALTPHGRALAAARRSAARAAELHHLLARRSSGAPSPGTGAGVVAEVVSRQFEYLMAIEVGTPPVRVLAIADTGSDLVWVKCKGKDNDNNSNSTFFSDSDDGEDSPPPSDEDSTPPPSDDSGDAPAPSADDTPAPPSVYFVPSASSTYGRVGCDTKACRALSSAASCSPDGSCEYLYSYGDGSRASGQLSTETFTFSTIADSSKTNSHGNNNNNSSSHGQVEIAKLDFGCSTTTTGTFRADGLVGLGGGPVSLASQLGATTSLGRKFSYCLAPYANTNASSALNFGSRAVVSEPGAASTPLITGEVETYYTIALDSINVAGTKRPTTAAQAQPKYYKSKARGSGSSSSNSIIVDSGTTLTYLDSALLTPLVKDLTRRIKLPRAESPEKILDLCYDISGVRGEDALGIPDVTLVLGGGGEVTLKPDNTFVVVQEGVLCLALVATSERQSVSILGNIAQQNLHVGYDLEKGTVTFAAADCAKSHPYGEADV